attttgttgttggtTAGTTGTTGCCACCTTGCTCTCCACCCTCTTGTCCCTTATCTCAGTAGCCATCTCTGCGACCTGCAAAGATGAAAAGGGAAAGCAGGAGGTGGAAACTGGTCAGGAGCCTTCTGGTTTATCAGTCATACTTGCAAAGGTCAAATGTGCAAAGCGTCAGAAGACAGTGGTTAGAGTGAGATTCTACACGCTGTCAATGAGGAATAAAGGTAAGTTCAATATTTCatgaaacaaaaaagtttttttaatttattataaaggaatGTTTCTGTAGCTACTTTTTTATTAGTGTTCAATACGAGGACTTGAAATAATATTACTTCTGATAATAGAGTatgtaaaattttacttttttttgcaaTCTAAAAGCTCCCTCTTCTGACCATGTGGAGTAATTCTTTATAggctctttttttaaatgttctttatttttttttattttgtatatattctacTTTAAAAACCTTCATAAGTCTTAATAGTAAGAATAAGCaaatctgaaattataaaaaagacaccTTGTGCTCAAACTTTGGACTGAAAACATAGCAATTACAAGTTTTACATTATTGTTTTCCTCCAAAGTTACAGTAAGTTGTATTTCTAAGACAATAAGAATCCCTTGTCTTGAGTAGTAATTATAAGCTGCTTTTTGTGGCAAATATTGTGTTATTGAATCACCAGTGGTGGGGCAGACTCTTTGGTTTTTACaa
The nucleotide sequence above comes from Macaca thibetana thibetana isolate TM-01 chromosome 18, ASM2454274v1, whole genome shotgun sequence. Encoded proteins:
- the LOC126940999 gene encoding putative uncharacterized protein encoded by LINC00305 isoform X2, producing MIDLHIRCIIHAISATCKDEKGKQEVETGQEPSGLSVILAKVKCAKRQKTVVRVRFYTLSMRNKACRKKLSKGYNQRPEGSKEESHMVVKEKRKGEH
- the LOC126940999 gene encoding putative uncharacterized protein encoded by LINC00305 isoform X1; protein product: MIDLHIRCIIHVVATLLSTLLSLISVAISATCKDEKGKQEVETGQEPSGLSVILAKVKCAKRQKTVVRVRFYTLSMRNKACRKKLSKGYNQRPEGSKEESHMVVKEKRKGEH